Proteins from a genomic interval of Rhodococcus rhodochrous:
- a CDS encoding iron-containing alcohol dehydrogenase: MAVVMPGHQNTTHPRASATPRDDHPASGPALVKFHAPEIVFGEGSLVEAAHAAVRLGGVRPMLVTDPGLIEAGWVDELLQHLRDQGIDATVWAGLTPNPKDHEVAAGHELYRSRGCDVLVALGGGSVIDAAKGVAILAANGGNILDYEGVDRAPLPIPPMVMVPSTSGTGADVSQFCVVTDTARGSKITIIGRSLVPDLTVIDPRLLTTMPADLNAATGLDALTHGIEAFVSRAHNPLTDHHALRAVGMVTGTLVRTIDDPTYMPARATMAQASLEAGLAFTNAILGAAHAMSHQVGGLLDLPHGVINGVLLPHVIRFNGADDPEPFVQVAATLGLEEARGAAPEAVEAVASRIDALARQVGVPRGLRQLGVREEDLPRLAEGALRDACMSTNPRTATRDQMIELFRTAL; this comes from the coding sequence GTGGCCGTCGTCATGCCGGGACACCAGAACACCACCCATCCCCGTGCTTCCGCGACCCCTCGGGACGACCACCCCGCTTCGGGGCCGGCCCTGGTCAAGTTCCACGCTCCCGAGATCGTCTTCGGGGAGGGCTCGCTCGTCGAAGCGGCCCACGCCGCCGTCCGGCTCGGCGGTGTCCGCCCCATGCTCGTCACCGACCCGGGGCTGATCGAGGCCGGGTGGGTCGACGAACTCCTGCAGCACCTGCGTGATCAGGGGATCGACGCCACCGTGTGGGCCGGTCTCACCCCCAATCCCAAGGACCACGAGGTCGCGGCCGGCCACGAGCTGTACCGGTCGCGGGGTTGCGACGTCCTCGTCGCGCTGGGCGGTGGCTCCGTGATCGACGCTGCGAAGGGCGTCGCGATCCTCGCCGCCAACGGCGGCAACATCCTCGACTACGAGGGCGTCGACCGTGCGCCGTTGCCCATCCCGCCGATGGTCATGGTGCCGTCGACGTCCGGGACGGGAGCCGACGTCTCCCAGTTCTGCGTGGTCACCGACACCGCGCGCGGCAGCAAGATCACCATCATCGGCCGGTCGCTCGTCCCCGACCTCACGGTGATCGATCCGCGACTGCTCACCACCATGCCCGCCGACCTCAACGCCGCCACCGGACTCGACGCCCTCACCCACGGCATCGAGGCGTTCGTCTCCCGCGCCCACAACCCCCTCACCGACCATCACGCACTGCGGGCGGTCGGCATGGTCACCGGAACGCTCGTGCGCACGATCGACGACCCGACCTACATGCCCGCTCGCGCCACTATGGCCCAGGCCAGTCTCGAGGCCGGACTCGCGTTCACCAACGCGATCCTCGGTGCCGCCCACGCGATGAGCCATCAGGTCGGCGGTCTGCTCGACCTGCCGCACGGGGTCATCAACGGCGTGCTCCTGCCGCACGTCATCCGGTTCAACGGTGCCGACGATCCCGAGCCGTTCGTCCAGGTCGCCGCGACCCTCGGTCTGGAGGAGGCGCGCGGTGCCGCGCCCGAGGCCGTCGAGGCCGTCGCGTCGCGCATCGACGCGCTCGCCCGCCAGGTGGGCGTGCCGCGTGGACTGCGCCAACTCGGTGTGCGGGAGGAAGACCTGCCGCGACTAGCCGAGGGAGCACTGCGCGACGCGTGCATGTCGACGAATCCGCGCACCGCGACCCGCGACCAGATGATCGAGTTGTTCCGGACGGCGCTGTGA
- a CDS encoding MadS family sensor histidine kinase yields MSAPDLSALTGLRSGKSTFYPQYRGAAERLERVVHALELISRALVRTVEGPETLICAVAEAARAHLSATWVAFALADGVLPDAGPRRLVLGPDATPFLVDNVEGPPLPDEVVALLDAVRTGAVERRELVENHHVFVPIVLDGGVAGAIAAWTPDHRVLDTTDRAVLSILASQTAVALQNSALYQRGQLLLERAEQAYREANRSAADLQARNEELEATLKKLALTQRQLGVAHRNQALDEERHRIARELHDSVTQAVLSAGMQIEVCRSDIPDAERSERLDLAKELTRGAVEQLRSAIYALNRPSDSERMSLPEMLEQLSVAHMPGELEVKTRMGGTPVELSGEAEHALLRIAGEALFNAAVHANASRVVLRLSYGRDAVLLSVADDGDGDPARLRVMLRLAANDLDGRHRGLANMQARARELGGTLEVRRSRFGGVRIAARIPLQDNAVAQQVGEPS; encoded by the coding sequence GTGAGTGCTCCCGACCTGTCGGCATTGACCGGACTCCGCTCCGGGAAGTCGACCTTCTATCCGCAGTACCGCGGCGCTGCCGAACGACTCGAACGCGTCGTCCACGCCCTCGAACTGATCTCCCGGGCACTGGTGCGTACGGTCGAGGGGCCGGAGACGCTCATCTGCGCCGTCGCCGAAGCCGCCCGTGCGCACCTGAGCGCGACGTGGGTTGCCTTCGCCCTCGCCGACGGTGTCCTGCCCGATGCCGGGCCGCGCAGGCTCGTGCTCGGCCCCGACGCCACTCCCTTCCTCGTCGACAACGTCGAGGGTCCGCCCCTGCCCGACGAGGTCGTGGCCCTGCTCGACGCCGTGCGTACCGGTGCCGTCGAACGTCGCGAGCTGGTCGAGAACCACCACGTGTTCGTGCCCATCGTCCTCGACGGGGGAGTCGCCGGTGCCATCGCCGCGTGGACGCCGGACCACCGCGTCCTCGACACCACCGACCGCGCCGTCCTGTCGATCCTCGCCAGCCAGACCGCGGTCGCGCTGCAGAACTCGGCGCTCTACCAACGCGGACAACTCCTGCTCGAACGCGCCGAGCAGGCCTACCGCGAAGCGAACCGCTCCGCCGCCGATCTGCAGGCGCGCAACGAGGAACTCGAAGCGACCCTGAAAAAACTCGCTCTCACGCAACGGCAGCTGGGCGTCGCCCACCGGAACCAGGCCCTCGACGAGGAACGCCACCGCATCGCGCGCGAACTCCACGACAGCGTCACGCAGGCCGTGCTCTCGGCGGGCATGCAGATCGAGGTGTGCCGCAGCGACATCCCCGACGCCGAACGCAGCGAACGACTCGACCTCGCCAAGGAACTCACCCGCGGTGCCGTCGAGCAGTTGCGGTCGGCGATCTACGCGCTGAACCGGCCGTCCGATTCCGAACGGATGTCGTTGCCGGAGATGCTCGAACAGCTCAGCGTGGCCCACATGCCGGGCGAACTCGAGGTCAAGACGAGGATGGGTGGCACACCGGTCGAGTTGAGCGGCGAGGCCGAGCACGCCCTGCTCCGGATCGCCGGCGAAGCGCTGTTCAACGCGGCGGTGCACGCCAACGCGAGTCGCGTGGTGCTGCGGCTGAGTTACGGACGCGATGCGGTCCTGCTGTCGGTGGCCGACGACGGCGACGGCGACCCGGCGCGTCTGCGGGTGATGCTGCGACTCGCCGCCAACGATCTCGACGGGCGCCATCGCGGTCTCGCGAACATGCAGGCCCGCGCCCGCGAACTCGGCGGCACCCTCGAGGTGCGTCGTTCCCGGTTCGGTGGAGTGCGGATCGCGGCCCGTATCCCGTTGCAGGACAATGCTGTAGCTCAACAGGTGGGAGAACCGTCATGA